One window from the genome of Accipiter gentilis chromosome 35, bAccGen1.1, whole genome shotgun sequence encodes:
- the AGFG2 gene encoding arf-GAP domain and FG repeat-containing protein 2 isoform X1, producing MAAACGGGGGPGPGTGPGGGPGARKGSASRDAEAEVWCRRVRELVNASPANRLCFECGQRGVTYVDITVGSLVCTGCSGALRGLNPPHRVKSISMTTFTEAEVLFLQARGNEACRRVWLGTFDTRNSLLPDSRDPQKVKEFLQEKYEKKRWYVAPETAKTPQSTTAEPAPTQPLLGDAGTLLQPRPAPHRPPQPARKASTDLLADIGGDPFAAPQPAPAFAAFPGFPGPALPRAAFPSFDAFGAGPGAPAFGGAAPPFHALPAPTGGAAARGGATSVLPPEGGASASLFGTLRPPPALPPPPYGGYNNPFAAPAAPRPSTNPFQSNGPAAGAAFAAPPGTGGFPSPFQADGSPFSAFNVAKASTNPFVTVPAPTGPFSIKHPTTNPFL from the exons ATGGCGGCGGCCTGCGGCGGAGGAGGAGGCCCCGGGCCGGGAACGGGACCCGGTGGAGGCCCCGGGGCCAGGAAAGGGAGCGCGTCCCGGGACGCAGAGGCTGAGGTTTGGTGCCGGCGGGTGAGGGAATTGGTGAACGCTTCCCCTGCCAACCGGCTCTGCTTCGAGTGTGGCCAGCGCGGCGTCACCTACGTGGACATCACCGTGGGCAGCCTCGTCTGCACCGGCTGCTCCGGGGCGCT GCGGGGGCTGAACCCCCCCCACCGTGTCAAGTCCATTTCCATGACCACCTTCACCGAAGCCGAGGTGCTCTTCCTGCAGGCCCGTGGTAACGAG GCCTGCCGGCGGGTATGGCTTGGCACCTTTGACACACGAAACTCGCTGCTCCCTGATTCCCGAGACCCCCAAAAAGTGAAGGAGTTTCTGCAGGAGAAGTATGAGAAGAAGCGTTG GTATGTGGCGCCAGAGACAGCCAAAACTCCGCAAAGCACCACGGCGGAGCCAGCACCCACCCAGCCGCTTCTGGGGGATGCAGGGACGCTGCTGCAG ccccgcccggCCCCCCACCGTCCCCCACAGCCAGCCCGGAAAGCCAGCACCGACCTATTGGCCGACATTGGGGGGGATCCCTTCGCTGCCCCCCAACCAGCGCCTGCCTTCGCCGCCTTCCCGGGCTTTCCTG GCCCGGCCCTGCCCCGTGCTGCCTTCCCCAGTTTCGATGCCTTCGGAGCCGGCCCAGGAGCACCCGCGtttgggggggctgcaccccccttccatgccctgcctgcacccacag GGGGTGCTGCTGCACGGGGTGGGGCCACCTCTGTACTGCCCCCAGAGGGCGGAGCCTCTGCCAG CCTCTTTGGGACCCTGCGGCCTCCCCCGGCGCTGCCCCCACCGCCCTATGGGG GCTACAACAACCCATttgcggcccccgccgccccccgacCCTCCACCAACCCCTTCCAGAGCAACGGCCCCGCTGCCG GTGCCGCTTTTGCTGCCCCCCCAGGAACTGGGGGGTTCCCCAGCCCCTTCCAGGCTGATG gtTCACCCTTCAGTGCATTCAATGTTGCCAAAGCCTCCACCAACCCCTTTGTG ACAGTCCCGGCTCCGACAGGCCCCTTCAGCATCAAGCACCCAACCACCAACCCTTTCCtatag
- the AGFG2 gene encoding arf-GAP domain and FG repeat-containing protein 2 isoform X2, which yields MAAACGGGGGPGPGTGPGGGPGARKGSASRDAEAEVWCRRVRELVNASPANRLCFECGQRGVTYVDITVGSLVCTGCSGALRGLNPPHRVKSISMTTFTEAEVLFLQARGNEACRRVWLGTFDTRNSLLPDSRDPQKVKEFLQEKYEKKRWYVAPETAKTPQSTTAEPAPTQPLLGDAGTLLQPRPAPHRPPQPARKASTDLLADIGGDPFAAPQPAPAFAAFPGFPGPALPRAAFPSFDAFGAGPGAPAFGGAAPPFHALPAPTGGAAARGGATSVLPPEGGASASLFGTLRPPPALPPPPYGGYNNPFAAPAAPRPSTNPFQSNGPAAGTGGFPSPFQADGSPFSAFNVAKASTNPFVTVPAPTGPFSIKHPTTNPFL from the exons ATGGCGGCGGCCTGCGGCGGAGGAGGAGGCCCCGGGCCGGGAACGGGACCCGGTGGAGGCCCCGGGGCCAGGAAAGGGAGCGCGTCCCGGGACGCAGAGGCTGAGGTTTGGTGCCGGCGGGTGAGGGAATTGGTGAACGCTTCCCCTGCCAACCGGCTCTGCTTCGAGTGTGGCCAGCGCGGCGTCACCTACGTGGACATCACCGTGGGCAGCCTCGTCTGCACCGGCTGCTCCGGGGCGCT GCGGGGGCTGAACCCCCCCCACCGTGTCAAGTCCATTTCCATGACCACCTTCACCGAAGCCGAGGTGCTCTTCCTGCAGGCCCGTGGTAACGAG GCCTGCCGGCGGGTATGGCTTGGCACCTTTGACACACGAAACTCGCTGCTCCCTGATTCCCGAGACCCCCAAAAAGTGAAGGAGTTTCTGCAGGAGAAGTATGAGAAGAAGCGTTG GTATGTGGCGCCAGAGACAGCCAAAACTCCGCAAAGCACCACGGCGGAGCCAGCACCCACCCAGCCGCTTCTGGGGGATGCAGGGACGCTGCTGCAG ccccgcccggCCCCCCACCGTCCCCCACAGCCAGCCCGGAAAGCCAGCACCGACCTATTGGCCGACATTGGGGGGGATCCCTTCGCTGCCCCCCAACCAGCGCCTGCCTTCGCCGCCTTCCCGGGCTTTCCTG GCCCGGCCCTGCCCCGTGCTGCCTTCCCCAGTTTCGATGCCTTCGGAGCCGGCCCAGGAGCACCCGCGtttgggggggctgcaccccccttccatgccctgcctgcacccacag GGGGTGCTGCTGCACGGGGTGGGGCCACCTCTGTACTGCCCCCAGAGGGCGGAGCCTCTGCCAG CCTCTTTGGGACCCTGCGGCCTCCCCCGGCGCTGCCCCCACCGCCCTATGGGG GCTACAACAACCCATttgcggcccccgccgccccccgacCCTCCACCAACCCCTTCCAGAGCAACGGCCCCGCTGCCG GAACTGGGGGGTTCCCCAGCCCCTTCCAGGCTGATG gtTCACCCTTCAGTGCATTCAATGTTGCCAAAGCCTCCACCAACCCCTTTGTG ACAGTCCCGGCTCCGACAGGCCCCTTCAGCATCAAGCACCCAACCACCAACCCTTTCCtatag
- the MEPCE gene encoding 7SK snRNA methylphosphate capping enzyme has product MRGGGGAQRAGAGRSAMAAEPEAFLVPPPPSSSSTAGGVREEEEASPAAEAPRPRNGFRSAGGGKRRSSCGAKQPAWKRRRRAASECGPVLPSEFLLGGNIFDPLNLNSLLDEEVSRALNARTPQSSPLPARGRDPVEILVPRDITDPLSLNAPGEGLRLASPAKTARRRHRHRGQQRAAAAVTATATDEAACPHVLPATAAAATPPPCATACPATGRHRKRRRTCSKLEGTRPPPEKPKPPGKVSQQQRQRRQVQKFQYGNYCKYYGYRNPDCEDGRLRAMRPEWFAGKEVLDVGCNVGHLTLSIAKRWGPARVVGLDIDGGLIRSARQNIRHYLSEEIQAEAAGAGGGNGGGGARKGFPAALLASRGPIAAPRLPPDGPGAADFPHNVVFVTGNYVPEREEAVAAQRPEFDVVLCLSLTKWVQLNWGDEGLKRLFRRVYRHLRPGGLLLLEPQPWASYRKRKGLTETTYRNYQRIRLRPEQFPSYLTSPEVGFDSYELLGTPQHAAKGFQRPIYLFHKGRGDAP; this is encoded by the exons atgcgcggcggcggcggggcgcagcGCGCAGGCGCGGGGCGGTCCGCCATGGCGGCCGAGCCAGAGGCCTTCCTGGTACCGCCGCCTCCTTCTTCATCTTCCACCGCTGGCGGCGTccgggaggaggaagaagcttcCCCCGCCGCCGAGGCTCCGCGGCCACGTAACGGCTTTCGGTCGGCGGGAGGAGGGAAGCGTCGTAGCAGCTGCGGGGCCAAGCAACCGGCGTGGAAACGGCGTCGCCGGGCGGCCTCGGAGTGCGGCCCGGTGCTTCCCTCCGAGTTCCTGCTGGGTGGAAACATCTTCGACCCCTTAAACCTCAACAGTCTGCTGGACGAGGAGGTGAGCCGGGCCCTCAACGCCCGCACCCCGcaatcctcccccctccccgcccgtgGCCGCGACCCCGTCGAGATCCTGGTCCCTCGCGACATCACCGACCCCCTCAGTCTCAACGCCCCGGGCGAGGGGCTGCGTTTAGCTTCCCCCGCCAAAACTGCTCGCCGCCGCCACCGTCACCGCGGTCAGCAGCGAGCTGCCGCCGCCGTCACCGCTACTGCCACCGATGAGGCCGCCTGCCCTCATGTCCTCCCTGCCACCGCTGCCGCCGCCACCCCGCCGCCATGCGCCACCGCCTGCCCCGCCACCGGCCGCCATCGGAAACGTCGACGGACTTGCAGTAAATTGGAAGGAACCCGTCCCCCTCcggaaaaacccaaaccccctgGAAAAGTTTCCCAGCAGCAACGTCAACGCCGCCAAGTTCAGAAATTCCAATACGGCAATTATTGCAAATATTATGGTTACCGGAACCCCGACTGCGAGGACGGGCGGCTGCGAGCCATGCGCCCTGAGTGGTTTGCGGGGAAGGAGGTATTGGACGTGGGGTGCAACGTGGGACACCTCACCCTCAGCATCGCCAAACGTTGGGGACCCGCCCGGGTGGTTGGGTTGGACATTGACGGGGGGTTGATCCGTTCGGCCCGGCAGAATATCCGGCATTATCTGTCGGAAGAGATTCAAGCGGAAGCGGCTGGAGCAGGAGGGGGGAATGGCGGAGGGGGGGCACGGAAGGGTTTTCCCGCTGCTCTCCTGGCCAGTCGGGGTCCCATCGctgccccccgcctgccccctgATGGGCCCGGGGCCGCTGATTTCCCTCACAATGTTGTCTTCGTCACg GGGAACTACGTTCCAGAGCgggaggaggcggtggcggcgCAGCGCCCCGAGTTCGACGTGGTGCTCTGCCTCTCGCTCACCAAGTGGGTTCAGCTCAACTGGGGGGACGAGGGGCTCAAACGTCTCTTCCGCCGCGTCTACCGGCACCTCCGGCCTGGGGGGCTCCTGCTCCTCGAACCCCAGCCCTGGGCCTCCTACCGCAAGCGCAAGGGGTTGACG GAGACGACCTACAGGAACTACCAGCGGATCCGGCTGCGGCCCGAGCAGTTCCCCTCCTACCTGACCTCCCCCGAAGTGGGGTTCGACAGCTACGAGTTGTTGGGGACTCCCCAGCACGCCGccaaag GCTTCCAGCGGCCCATCTATCTCTTCCACAAGGGACGAGGCGACgccccctga
- the ACTL6B gene encoding actin-like protein 6B produces MSGGVYGGDEVGALVFDIGSFSVRAGYAGEDCPKADFPTTVGLLSPEEVALELDGDKDKKGGKVYYIDTNALHVAREGMEVLSPLKNGMIEDWECFQAILDHTYGKHVKSEPGLHPVLMSEAPWNTRAKREKLTELMFEHYNIPAFFLCKTAVLTAFANGRSTGLVLDSGATHTTAIPVHDGYILQQGIVKSPLAGDFISMQCRELFQEMNIDIVPPYMIAAKEPVREGAPPNWKKKEKLPQVSKSWHNYTCNEVIQDFQASVLQVSDSPYDEQVAAQMPTVHYEMPNGYNTDYGAERLRIPEGLFDPSNVKGLSGNTMLGVGHVVTTSIGMCDIDIRPGLYGSVIVTGGNTLLQGFTDRLNRELSQKTPPSMRLKLIASNSTMERRFSPWIGGSILASLGTFQQMWISKQEYEEGGKQCVERKCP; encoded by the exons ATGAGCGGGGGGGTCTACGGCGGCG aTGAGGTGGGGGCACTGGTGTTCGACATTGGCTCCTTCTCGGTGCGGGCCGGCTACGCCGGGGAGGACTGTCCCAAG GCGGACTTCCCCACCACGGTGGGGCTGCTGTCCCCTGAGGAGGTGGCCCTGGAGCTGGACGGTGACAAGGACAAGAAGGGGGGGAAAGTCTATTACATCGACACCAACGCGTTGCACGTGGCCCGTGAAGGCATGGAGGTCCTCTCACCCCTCAAGAATGGCATGA tcGAGGACTGGGAGTGCTTCCAGGCCATCCTGGACCACACCTATGGAAAACACGTCAAGTCAGAGCCAGGCCTCCACCCCGTCCTCATGTCCGAAGCCCCG TGGAACACGCGGGCCAAGAGGGAGAAGCTGACAGAGCTGATGTTCGAGCACTACAACATCCCGGCTTTCTTCCTCTGCAAGACGGCCGTGCTCACCGC CTTCGCCAACGGGCGCAGCACGGGGCTGGTGCTGGACAGCGGGGCCACCCACACCACCGCCATCCCCGTCCACGATGGCTACATCCTCCAGCAAG GCATCGTCAAGTCGCCACTGGCCGGGGACTTCATCTCCATGCAGTGCCGGGAGCTCTTCCAGGAGATGAACATCGACATCGTGCCGCCCTACATGATTGCCGCCAAG GAGCCGGTACGAGAGGGGGCCCCCCCCAActggaagaagaaggagaagctgCCCCAGGTCTCCAAGTCCTGGCACAACTACACCTGCAAC GAGGTGATCCAGGACTTCCAAGCCTCGGTGCTGCAGGTCTCCGACTCCCCCTATGACGAGCA GGTGGCTGCCCAGATGCCCACGGTTCACTACGAGATGCCCAACGGCTACAACACCGACTACGGGGCCGAGCGGCTGCGCATCCCTGAGGGGCTCTTCGATCCCTCCAATGTCAAG GGCCTCTCGGGAAACACGATGCTGGGCGTGGGGCACGTGGTCACCACCAGCATCGGGATGTGCGACATCGACATCCGACCG GGTCTTTACGGCAGCGTCATTGTCACCGGGGGGAACACCCTGCTGCAGGGCTTCACCGACCGCCTCAACCGGGAGCTCTCACAGAAGACACCCCCT AGCATGCGCCTGAAGCTGATCGCCAGCAACAGCACCATGGAGCGGCGCTTCAGCCCCTGGATCGGGGGCTCCATCCTCGCCTCCCTC GGCACCTTCCAGCAGATGTGGATCTCCAAGCAGGAGTACGAGGAGGGGGGCAAGCAGTGTGTGGAGCGCAAGTGTCCCTGA
- the GIGYF1 gene encoding LOW QUALITY PROTEIN: GRB10-interacting GYF protein 1 (The sequence of the model RefSeq protein was modified relative to this genomic sequence to represent the inferred CDS: deleted 1 base in 1 codon) produces MAAETLNFGPEWLRALSGGGGGVGVVTSPPPSPALPRYQLAENRYGREEMLALYVPGDKAPQEIQEREFAAIAQEEPLPPLALLPLTQEEQRNFSLSVNSVAVLRLMGRAGGGPATGGPRGRAGTRSRGRGRAEGGLVAPEVPRSQSWEERGERRFEKPPRRDGGRAPFEEGGGPLRKEPPRSDCTNWRSLREEPGAEEGGGGAGGGSWRLGPPPPPLLPPPPTRPPPRRGALAGGQPRAPPLAAAGGGGGGARGGPEERRELPEWCLEEEEGGGDGNLRRLGGLPAEQAPPEDPPKEPPLPPEPPPATTEDAPTPPAEDPSVRVPPPASDAEDEEGMKHLQQEAEKLVASLQEPSLEEEAFGGGRPPPPAADPLPLTHQAAHKWFYKDPQGEIQGPFSPQEMGEWFQAGYFPMTLLVKRGCDEVFQPLGDVIKMWGRVPFVPGPSPPPLLGNLDQERLKKQQELAAAAALYQQLQQQQFLQLLGRQPPSPCPVPPKSGELTPQQLGALLQELQALKPRQGEPNLLRSLSLPEATPLWDPSQPPGSDLGPWELPLSSRPLSPILEQLQLQLKLQELRARWEEDDQRKRRQEEELLRHKQCRQQEVLLKLLQQTGGPGGAPQNWALPKAPPTPDGERPPHKAQRGARAVGTPWGPELWSPPEKSTPAWEESGARGGLLCSGGGGSKGGRSGPPPGPCGRGVDEASLLKLLRGLPPPSETLAHWCQAALQALGAAPVPGADALPPFEAWPRPADPPEAQPFPRPLLERRGRPPAPPRGPQEVWLGAGPLPLHPFGPGAKPLPPEGAEGGRGKQHPLLLLHSDPSILGYSLHGPGGEVEMVEEY; encoded by the exons ATGGCGGCTGAGACCCTCAACTTCGGTCCCGAGTG GCTGCGGGCGCTCtcgggggggggcggcggtgtCGGTGTCGTGACCTCGCCCCCCCCGTCCCCGGCGCTGCCCCGGTACCAGCTGGCGGAGAACCGATACGGGCGGGAGGAGATGCTGGCGCTGTACGTCCCCGGTGACAAG gccccccaggaGATCCAGGAGCGGGAATTCGCTGCCATTGCCCAGGAGGAGCCGCTGCCCCCCCTGGCACTGCTGCCCCTCACCCAGGaggagcag cggAACTTCTCGCTGTCGGTGAACAGCGTGGCCGTCCTGCGCCTGATGGGCCGCGCTGGGGGGGGGCCGGCAACTGGGGGCCCCCGGGGCCGCGCTGGCACCCGCAGCCGAG gGCGGGGCCGTGCCGAGGGGGGTCTCGTCGCCCCGGAGGTGCCGAGGAgccagagctgggaggagag GGGTGAGCGGCGCTTTGAGAAGCCCCCACGGCGCGACGGAG gccgggCGCCCTttgaggagggggggggtcccctgcGGAAGGAGCCCCCCCGCTCGGACTGCACCAACTGGCGCTCGCTGCGGGAGGAGCCAGGGgccgaggagggggggggcggagccGGGGGGGGCAGCTGGCGCTTggggccacccccaccccccctcctcccccccccgccgacccgcccccccccgcgaAGGGGAGCGCTGGCGGGGGGGCAGCCCcg AGCCCccccgctggcggcggcggggggaggcggggggggggcgcgggggggcccCGAGGAGCGCCGAGAGCTGCCGGAGtggtgcctggaggaggaggagggggggggggacgggaacctTCGACGCCTCGGGGGCCTTCCTGCTGAGcaag CGCCCCCCGAGGACCCCCCCAAGGAGCCGCCACTgccccctgagccccccccggCCACCACTGAGGACGCCCCGACCCCCCCAGCAG AGGACCCCAGCGTCCGGGTGCCCCCCCCTGCCAGCGAtgcagaggatgaggaggggATGAAGCACTTGCAGCAA gaggcagagaagctggtggcaTCGCTACAGGAGCCCTCTCTGGAGGAAGAAGCGTTTGGGgggggccggcccccccccccggctgcc gACCCCCTCCCCCTCACCCACCAAGCTGCTCACAAGTGGTTCTACAAAGACCCCCAGGGGGAAAtccaag GCCCTTTCTCCCCCCAGGAGATGGGCGAGTGGTTCCAGGCCGGTTACTTCCCCATGACGCTGCTTGTGAAACGTGGCTGCGATGAGGTTTTCCAGCCCCTCGGTGATGTCATCAAGATGTGGGGGCGCGTCCCCTTTGTCCCTggaccctccccgccccccctgcTG GGTAACTTGGACCAGGAGCggctgaagaagcagcaggagctggcagcgGCAGCGGCTCTttaccagcagctccagcagcagcaattCCTGCAGCTCCTTGGCCG GCAGCCGccatccccctgccctgtccccccaAAAAGTGGGGAGCTGACGCCGCAGCAGCTGGGGGCTCTGCTGCAGGAACTTCAGGCCCTGAAACCcag GCAAGGGGAACCCAACCTGCTGCGGTCGCTGTCGCTGCCAGAGGCAACGCCGCTCTGGGACCCATCGCAGCCCCCCG gcagcgattTGGGGCCGTGGGAGCTGCCCCTCAGCTCCCGCCCTCTGAGCCCCATCCTGGAGCAGCTGCAGCTACAGCTCAAG CTGCAGGAGCTCCGAGCCCGGTGGGAGGAGGACGACCAGCGGAAGCGGCggcaggaggaagagctgctGCGGCACAAGCAG TGCCGGCAGCAGGAGGtgctgctgaagctgctgcagcagaccgggggtcccgggggggcccCCCAAAACTGGGCCCTGCCcaaagccccccccaccccagacggCGAGCGGCCCCCCCACAAGGCGCAGCGGGGAGCCCGGGCT GTGGGGACCCCGTGGGGGCCGGAGCTGTGGTCCCCCCCCGAGAAGAGCACCCCAGCCTGGGAGGAGAGTGGGGCAAGGGGGGGGCTCCTGTgcagtggggggggtggcagCAAGGGCGGCCGCAGTGGCCCCCCCCCAGG gccgtGCGGGAGGGGCGTGGACGAGGCGTCGCTGCTGAAGCTGCTGCGGGGGCTGCCGCCCCCCTCTGAGACCCTCGCCCACTGGTGCCAGGCAGCGCTGCAGGCCCTGGGTGCTGCCCCGG TGCCAGGGGCGGATGCCCTACCCCCCTTCGAGgcctggccccgccccgcggACCCCCCAGAGGCTCAGCCCTTCCCCCGACCCCTCCTGGAGAGACgcggccgccccccggccccgccccggggccccCAG GAGGTGTGGCTGGGGGCAGGGCCGCTGCCCCTCCACCCATTCGGCCCAGGGGCGAAGCCACTCCCCCCGGAGGGTGCTGAGGGGGGGAGGGGCAAACAGcaccccctgctgctgctgcacagcgaCCCCAGCATCCTGG gctacTCGCTGCATGGCCCTGGGGGTGAAGTGGAGATGGTGGAGGAGTACTGA
- the POP7 gene encoding ribonuclease P protein subunit p20: MATGPGRGFYGRRGTDLEGACPQSPRQPAWLGRPPGFHSSNPGKVKGFYGNRGGKRFRCHHGNRGNPRRLHGDGRAGPGGEAGRGRRGVAFCERGRGLGGGGDASPEAEAAAVAEGTRRECPRDTPQHRQRHRGRHRGRGEATPTAAAAGARPPAPPPSPPSPSLPPPPPGTGADVFVTARTDFRAQLRRCQRLLAPGGAGGVGGSRGGPPVVPPGELRLHGLGLAVPRTINLALQLQAGAPGALRLHASTSSVTLPPLATPRCRRGPPLGRGGGGGGEEEEGEGLEEEEEEEEDGDGASPRLRHNSAIHIRVCREAPCA, from the exons ATGGCGACAGGGCCGGGGAGGGGCTTCTACGGTCGCCGTGGAACGGACCTAGAGGGGGCGTGTCCCCAGTCGCCGAGGCAACCGGCCTGGTTGGGGAGACCCCCTGGTTTCCATAGCAGCAACCCGGGGAAAGTAAAGGGCTTCTATGGCAACCGGGGGGGGAAACGGTTCCGGTGTCACCATGGCAACCGGGGGAACCCGCGGCGTCTCCATGGCGACGGGAGGGCGGGGCCCGGAGGAGAGGCGGGgcgaggg AGAAGGGGCGTAGCTTTCTGCGAGAGGGGGCGGGGTTTGGGAGGGGGCGGTGACGCGTCCCCGGAAGCGGAagcggcggcggtggcggaggGGACACGGCGAG AATGTCCTCGGGACACACCACAGCACCGTCAGCGGCACCGGGGGCGTCACCGGGGAAGGGGGGAGGCgacccccaccgccgccgccgccggggcccggccccccgccccccctccatCACCCCCCTCTCCATcgctgccgccgcccccccccggaaCCGGAGCCGATGTTTTTGTAACGGCGCGGACAGATTTCCGAGCCCAGCTCCGGCGTTGCCAACGTCTCCTGGctccggggggggccgggggagtTGGGGGATCTCGGGGGGGtccccccgtcgtcccccccggGGAATTACGCCTCCACGGGCTGGGCCTGGCTGTCCCCCGCACCATCAACCTGGCCCTGCAGCTGCAGGCCGGGGCTCCCGGCGCCCTTCGGCTTCACGCCAGCACCTCCTCCGTCACCCTGCCCCCCCTCGCCaccccccgctgccgccggggaCCCCCGCTgggtcggggtgggggtggggggggtgaggaggaagagggagaagggttggaggaggaggaggaggaggaggaagatggggaCGGAGCATCCCCCCGCCTCCGTCATAACTCGGCCATCCATATCAGAGTGTGCCGAGAAGCCCCCTGCGCTTGA